In the Takifugu flavidus isolate HTHZ2018 chromosome 11, ASM371156v2, whole genome shotgun sequence genome, one interval contains:
- the fam98a gene encoding protein FAM98A: protein MDNEILVSLEDLGYQGPLLEDGALECAAMGGAPSPEYTKLCAWIVSELKLYCKLEENVHATNSPSEAESFQLEMSGLLSELACPYPVLVTGDITQRFLNKDDCLLLLTFLVSELEASRMILVNKPQKKAQESGSAVFQELKAVCLVLGMSKPPANITMFQFFSGIEKKLKEVLSRVPSSHIGDPLMKKPLGPIHLEKIEAINQALINDYDVRRKMLLKRLDVTVQSFGWSDRAKTRTEQLAKVYQPLRSVLVSRSRISVAHLLAARQDFSKILRTSSGKIREKTACAINKVLMGRVPDRGGRPCEIEPPPPEMPSWQKRQDAPHGGGHYGAQYGGTGHGGGRGGYEQHYQGGRGGYERGGGGQGDRGSRGGGARGGYHQSGGRGNNQGNFQDPGYYGGGGHHDNYHQDGSWHHERGGGRGSRGGRGRGRGGGGGGWGGRGGQNLNQGGQFEQFFQYGGQQYSQAGFNQPRYYTS from the exons ATGGACAATGAAATTCTCGTCTCGCTTGAGGATTTAGG GTACCAAGGCCCCCTTTTAGAGGATGGTGCTCTGGAGTGTGCCGCCATGGGAGGCGCACCTTCTCCGGAGTACACCAAGCTCTGCGCCTGGATTGTCTCGGAGCTCAAGTTGTACTGCAAGCTGGAGGAGAATGTTCATGCCACAAACA GTCCGAGCGAGGCAGAGAGCTTCCAGCTGGAGATGAGCGGTCTGCTGTCAGAGCTTGCCTGTCCGTACCCTGTCCTCGTCACTGGAGACATCACCCAAAGGTTCCTCAACAAGGACGActgtctgctgctcctca CTTTTCTGGTGTCGGAGTTGGAAGCGTCGAGGATGATCTTGGTTAATAAACCCCAGAAGAAAGCGCAGGAGTCGGGCAGCGCCGTGTTCCAGGAGCTGAAGGCCGTGTGCCTGGTGCTGGGCATGTCCAAGCCTCCGGCCAACATCACCATGTTCCAGTTCTTCAGCGGCATTGAGAAGAAG ttaaagGAGGTTTTGAGCAGAGTCCCGTCCAGTCATATTGGAGATCCTTTGATGAAGAAGCCCCTTGGACCAATACACTTG GAGAAAATCGAAGCTATAAATCAAGCACTGATTAATGATTATGATGTGAGAAGGAAAATGTTGCTGAAGCGTCTCGATGTGACGGTTCAGTCTTTTGGCTGGTCTGACAGAGCGAAG ACACGCACCGAGCAGCTGGCTAAAGTTTACCAGCCGCTGCGTTCTGTGCTCGTCAGCAGAAGCAGAATCTCGGTCGCTCACCTTCTGGCTGCTCGGCAAGACTTCTCCAAGATCCTCCGAACAAGCAGTGGCAAGATCAGGGAGAAGACTGCCTGTGCTATTAATAAG GTTCTGATGGGCCGCGTGCCCGACAGAGGAGGGCGTCCCTGCGAGATCGAGCCTCCGCCTCCAGAGATGCCTTCCTGGCAGAAACGTCAGGATGCTCCCCACGGGGGAGGGCACTACGGAGCGCAATATGGCGGAACTGGGCACGGGGGTGGGAGAGGGGGCTACGAGCAGCACTACCAAGGTGGCCGAGGGGGATacgagagaggaggtggagggcaaGGAGACAGGGGAAGCAGAGGCGGAGGAGCAAGAGGGGGCTACCAtcagagtggaggaagaggaaacaacCAGGGCAACTTTCAGGACCCTGGGTACTATGGAGGCGgtggtcaccatgacaactATCACCAGGATGGAAGCTGGCATCACGAGAGGGGCGGGGGTCGAGGATctcggggagggaggggacgcggtcgtggaggaggaggtggcggctggggaggaagaggggggcaGAATTTAAACCAAGGCGGACAGTTTGAACAGTTCTTCCAATATGGTGGGCAGCAGTACAGCCAGGCTGGCTTCAATCAGCCCAGATATTACACAAGCTAA